The segment GGAAGAATGGTTTTTATTTGTTTAAAAAAGCTTAACCCATCTAACATGAATATAATTGAAAGTGCAATTAAGAAATAAAAAATCACAATGACTAACGATTTAAACAACCCCAGTGAAAAAAAGATTGTTATTAAAGAAAAAAAACTAAAAAGGGGATGAACCCCTCTAAGAAATCTAACTATGTTTTTGCTGATCTTTATTCTCTCCATCTTTCTTAGGAGTAATATCTATTGCGTCTTCATCTTTAGCAGCACTTTTGAAGTTTCTTATCGCTTTACCCATGCTTTCACCTATTTGAGGAAGTTTTCCTGCACCGAAAATGACCAGAACAA is part of the Calditerrivibrio nitroreducens DSM 19672 genome and harbors:
- the tatA gene encoding twin-arginine translocase TatA/TatE family subunit; amino-acid sequence: MFGLGTQEIILILLVVLVIFGAGKLPQIGESMGKAIRNFKSAAKDEDAIDITPKKDGENKDQQKHS